A stretch of the Arthrobacter stackebrandtii genome encodes the following:
- a CDS encoding low temperature requirement protein A — translation MDGKPTRGALPGRPRDATGQSKRRPTQARSRTPAREPGRVHWMELFFDLVFVAFVGQLAHGIHGDPGWAEYGTFLLLFFPAWWAWANIVSVINLLPQLTSRSLGVAMLAAMAASALMAAAAPEALGQRAWAFSLANAVLRVLLLVLWLYQHRGHSADPSWRIWIYNGGTAVLWLVAALLPVPGAVVLWAVAIAVEVGMVANSNRIGADRSMAGINIEHAGERLGLFVIIVLGESVFSIVTEAAEYWSAGAGLAAALGFLVVALLGWAFFQYGVGTLNAGLERLHTRGDLTGILQTTLFLPFILIVGVTSLAAGIATAIPAPFDPLPWGAAIAVGGGIALFYATNAAVSLRYGRPARPVLAWGIPTVVLALGLVPLGATRPAAVVLGAAVVLLALVTTYVEIKARRRSAAPWVPGTPPAGPGE, via the coding sequence ATGGACGGAAAGCCCACAAGAGGTGCCCTGCCCGGCCGTCCCCGGGACGCGACTGGCCAGTCCAAGCGACGGCCGACGCAGGCGCGCAGCCGCACCCCTGCCCGCGAGCCCGGCAGGGTCCACTGGATGGAGCTGTTTTTCGACCTCGTGTTCGTGGCCTTCGTGGGACAGCTGGCCCACGGCATCCATGGGGATCCAGGCTGGGCCGAGTACGGCACGTTCCTGCTGCTCTTCTTCCCGGCATGGTGGGCGTGGGCCAACATCGTCTCCGTCATCAACCTGCTGCCGCAGCTCACCTCGCGCTCTCTGGGCGTGGCCATGCTGGCGGCCATGGCGGCCTCCGCGCTCATGGCTGCGGCGGCGCCGGAGGCCCTCGGCCAGCGGGCCTGGGCATTTTCGCTCGCCAACGCCGTGCTGCGGGTCCTGCTGCTGGTGCTGTGGCTGTACCAGCACCGGGGGCATTCCGCGGACCCTTCCTGGCGCATCTGGATCTACAACGGCGGAACGGCCGTCCTGTGGCTGGTGGCTGCGCTGCTGCCGGTGCCGGGCGCCGTCGTGCTGTGGGCGGTGGCCATCGCGGTCGAGGTGGGCATGGTGGCCAACAGCAACCGGATCGGGGCCGACCGAAGCATGGCGGGCATCAACATTGAGCACGCGGGCGAGCGGCTGGGCCTGTTCGTCATCATTGTCCTGGGCGAGTCCGTGTTCAGCATTGTCACGGAGGCGGCGGAATATTGGAGCGCCGGCGCGGGCCTGGCGGCGGCGCTGGGCTTCCTGGTGGTGGCGCTGCTGGGCTGGGCGTTCTTCCAGTACGGGGTGGGCACGCTGAACGCCGGGCTGGAACGGCTGCACACCCGCGGGGACCTCACCGGCATCCTCCAGACCACCTTGTTCCTGCCGTTCATCCTGATTGTCGGGGTGACGTCCCTCGCCGCGGGCATCGCCACGGCCATTCCGGCACCGTTCGACCCCCTGCCGTGGGGTGCGGCCATCGCGGTCGGCGGCGGCATCGCACTCTTCTACGCCACCAACGCCGCCGTCTCCCTGCGCTACGGCCGGCCGGCCCGGCCCGTCTTGGCGTGGGGCATCCCCACCGTGGTGCTGGCGCTGGGACTCGTGCCGCTCGGCGCAACCCGGCCGGCCGCCGTCGTGCTGGGGGCTGCGGTGGTGCTGCTGGCGCTCGTGACCACCTACGTCGAAATCAAGGCACGACGGCGCAGCGCCGCGCCCTGGGTGCCGGGCACGCCGCCGGCGGGCCCCGGCGAATGA
- a CDS encoding ABC transporter ATP-binding protein, with protein MTTQPHPSRGTSAAAPAARPGSDSRTFVHDSSDVPDHLQITGVHKSFGGTEVLKGVDLDVAQGRTTAIVGPSGSGKTTLLRLIAGFSAPDSGRIALGGAEVAGPEKWLPAHKRSVGYVAQDGALFPHLSVGANIAFGLPLRGKAASLRVGELLEMVSMDRAYAKRRPHQLSGGQQQRVALARALARQPELMLLDEPFSALDAGLRVATRKAVSDTLDQAGVTTILVTHDQAEALSFADQVAVMRDGKLAQTGSPFVVYTRPADRATAEFLGDAVILEAWMEGSLALCSLGGIPVRRPPVQGKVHIMLRPEQIRISSGGPIRGTVVDTDYFGPETTVRIKLEPILVDAEHPRDPHQPVGGETINIRHWNAMLARPGTQLSLKVVGEGVIFPWDE; from the coding sequence ATGACAACCCAGCCCCACCCCTCCCGCGGCACGTCGGCGGCTGCCCCTGCGGCCCGCCCGGGGTCCGACAGCCGCACCTTTGTGCACGATTCCAGCGACGTCCCCGACCATCTGCAAATCACCGGCGTCCACAAGAGCTTCGGCGGCACGGAGGTGCTCAAGGGCGTCGACCTGGATGTGGCGCAAGGGCGCACCACAGCCATCGTCGGCCCCTCAGGGTCGGGAAAGACCACGCTGCTGCGACTGATCGCAGGATTCTCGGCACCGGATTCGGGCCGGATCGCCCTGGGCGGCGCCGAGGTGGCGGGCCCGGAAAAGTGGCTGCCGGCGCACAAGCGCAGCGTGGGCTACGTGGCCCAGGACGGCGCCCTGTTCCCGCACCTGAGCGTGGGCGCCAACATCGCCTTCGGCCTGCCCCTGCGCGGCAAGGCTGCCTCGCTGCGGGTGGGGGAGCTGCTGGAAATGGTCTCCATGGACCGCGCCTACGCCAAGCGCCGCCCGCACCAGCTCTCCGGCGGCCAGCAGCAGCGCGTGGCCCTGGCCCGTGCGCTGGCCCGCCAGCCCGAACTCATGCTGCTTGACGAGCCTTTCAGCGCCCTCGACGCCGGGCTGCGTGTGGCCACCCGGAAGGCGGTCTCGGACACCCTGGACCAGGCCGGCGTCACCACCATCCTCGTCACCCACGACCAGGCCGAGGCCCTCAGCTTCGCCGACCAGGTGGCTGTCATGCGCGACGGGAAGCTGGCCCAGACCGGCAGCCCGTTCGTGGTCTACACCCGCCCCGCAGACCGGGCCACGGCCGAATTCCTGGGCGACGCCGTCATCCTCGAGGCCTGGATGGAAGGCTCCCTGGCGCTGTGTTCGCTCGGCGGGATCCCGGTGCGCCGTCCGCCGGTCCAGGGCAAGGTGCACATCATGCTGCGCCCGGAGCAGATCCGCATCTCCAGCGGCGGGCCGATCCGCGGAACAGTGGTCGACACCGACTACTTCGGCCCCGAAACCACGGTCCGGATCAAACTCGAACCAATCCTCGTCGACGCAGAGCACCCGCGCGACCCCCACCAGCCCGTCGGCGGCGAAACCATCAACATCCGCCACTGGAACGCCATGTTGGCCCGCCCCGGCACGCAGCTGTCCCTCAAGGTCGTGGGCGAAGGCGTCATCTTCCCCTGGGACGAGTGA
- a CDS encoding alpha/beta hydrolase — protein MTAAPVRRRPRLRLPLTAAAAVLGLLLSSCSVLAPEKPAATQQTSAGPEIVGDVPAALADFYTQAVTWTACNGGFQCAEVKVPLNYDKPKKDSMALSVIRLPATGKRLGAMLVNPGGPGGSGVNMVKDGGKSYFSAKLRGAYDVVGFDPRGVQRSAPVKCLDNAQMDAARQVDYDLSTDAGFAAGEAETKAQTELCKKNSGPDLPFIDTVSSARDMDILRAVAGDPKLNYMGFSYGTKLGATYAGLFPDRVGKFSLDGALDPALDIDAVSMGQAVGFENALRAWAANCLTGADCPVSGTVDNAMEQIRKLNAVYTATPQQTPSGRVVTGSEFMNAIAFTMYSTDLWEPLSGALAQAFAGDASGMLMLADFSADRDSDGNYNSNTSAAFTAINCLDYPMNWDLTHMREQAALLKKAAPTFGELLAYSGLSCKYWPYPATGTPAPITAPGAGPILVVGTTGDPATPYKWAEAMASQLESGVLVTWEGEGHTAYGRANDCLTNVVDDYFVDGKVPASGTRC, from the coding sequence ATGACTGCCGCACCCGTCCGACGGCGACCCCGCCTCCGCCTGCCCCTCACCGCCGCCGCCGCGGTCCTTGGGCTGCTGCTGAGCTCGTGCTCGGTGCTGGCGCCGGAGAAGCCCGCGGCGACGCAGCAGACCTCCGCCGGGCCTGAGATTGTGGGCGACGTGCCGGCCGCGCTGGCGGATTTTTACACCCAGGCGGTGACCTGGACTGCCTGCAACGGCGGGTTCCAGTGCGCCGAGGTGAAGGTGCCGCTGAACTATGACAAGCCGAAGAAGGACTCCATGGCGTTGTCCGTCATCCGGCTGCCGGCCACCGGCAAGCGGCTCGGGGCCATGCTGGTCAACCCGGGCGGGCCGGGAGGTTCGGGCGTGAACATGGTGAAGGACGGCGGGAAGTCGTACTTCTCGGCCAAGCTGCGCGGCGCCTACGACGTGGTGGGCTTTGACCCGCGCGGGGTGCAGCGCTCGGCGCCGGTGAAATGCCTGGACAACGCGCAGATGGATGCCGCCCGCCAGGTGGACTACGACCTCTCCACCGACGCCGGCTTTGCCGCGGGCGAGGCCGAGACGAAGGCGCAGACTGAACTGTGCAAGAAGAATTCCGGGCCCGACCTGCCGTTCATCGACACCGTCAGCTCCGCACGGGACATGGACATCCTGCGGGCCGTGGCGGGCGATCCCAAGCTGAACTACATGGGATTCTCCTACGGCACCAAGCTCGGCGCCACCTACGCGGGACTGTTCCCGGACCGGGTGGGCAAGTTCTCCCTGGACGGCGCCCTTGATCCGGCGCTGGACATCGACGCCGTCTCGATGGGCCAGGCCGTGGGCTTTGAAAATGCGCTGCGCGCGTGGGCCGCGAACTGCCTCACCGGGGCGGACTGCCCCGTGTCCGGCACCGTTGACAACGCCATGGAGCAGATCCGGAAACTAAACGCCGTGTACACGGCCACCCCGCAGCAGACCCCGTCCGGGCGGGTGGTGACGGGATCGGAGTTCATGAACGCCATCGCCTTCACCATGTACTCCACGGACCTGTGGGAGCCCCTGTCCGGCGCCCTGGCCCAGGCCTTCGCCGGCGACGCCTCGGGCATGCTGATGCTCGCCGACTTCTCGGCGGACCGTGATTCGGACGGAAACTACAACTCGAACACTTCCGCCGCTTTCACAGCGATCAACTGCCTTGACTACCCCATGAACTGGGACCTCACGCACATGCGGGAGCAGGCCGCCCTGCTGAAGAAGGCGGCACCCACGTTTGGTGAACTGCTCGCCTATTCCGGGCTGTCCTGCAAGTACTGGCCGTATCCGGCCACAGGCACGCCGGCGCCCATCACCGCCCCCGGGGCCGGGCCGATCCTGGTGGTGGGCACCACCGGGGATCCGGCCACCCCCTACAAGTGGGCCGAGGCCATGGCCTCCCAGCTGGAATCCGGCGTGCTGGTGACGTGGGAGGGCGAAGGCCACACCGCCTACGGCCGTGCCAACGACTGCCTGACGAACGTTGTTGACGACTACTTTGTGGACGGGAAGGTGCCGGCCTCCGGCACGCGCTGCTGA
- a CDS encoding DNA polymerase III subunit delta', producing MSVWVDLQGQDSVVAQLRRAAQSSNPTHAWLLTGPPGSGRSNAALAFAAALVCEQEQLQARGCGICKACHTTMSGTNADVTFIATEKTTITIEEARELVRKAHDSPSSARWRVMIVGDADRMAERTTNVLLKAIEEPPPRTIWILCAPSPADVLVTIRSRCRTLTLRLPPVEDVAALLVRRDGIEPELALTAARAAQSHIGIARRLATDAGARERRDATVRLPLNLRDVSTAVMAAASLLELAQAEAASSNEERDAVEKAALLRSLGAPETGTLPPPMRSQVRALEEDQKRRAKRSVTDHLDRALTDLLSFYRDVLVLQLDTAGGSGVGQSPADLVNEPLRAMLTDFAARSRPETTLARMDSVNAVRRRLTTTNVAPLLALEAMAVSLL from the coding sequence ATGAGCGTCTGGGTCGACCTCCAGGGGCAGGACTCCGTGGTGGCGCAGCTGCGCCGTGCCGCCCAGTCCAGCAACCCCACCCACGCGTGGCTGCTGACCGGCCCGCCCGGCTCCGGCCGCTCCAACGCGGCCCTCGCCTTCGCTGCAGCCCTGGTCTGCGAACAGGAACAGCTGCAGGCGCGCGGCTGCGGCATCTGCAAGGCTTGCCACACCACCATGAGCGGCACCAACGCCGACGTCACGTTCATCGCCACCGAAAAAACCACGATCACCATCGAGGAAGCACGCGAGCTGGTCCGCAAGGCCCACGACAGCCCGTCCTCCGCCCGGTGGCGCGTCATGATCGTGGGCGACGCAGACCGCATGGCCGAGCGCACCACCAACGTGCTGCTCAAGGCCATCGAGGAGCCGCCGCCGCGCACCATCTGGATCCTGTGCGCCCCCAGCCCGGCAGACGTCCTGGTCACGATCCGCTCCCGCTGCCGCACCCTGACGCTGCGCCTGCCCCCCGTCGAGGACGTGGCCGCGCTGCTGGTCCGCCGCGACGGCATCGAGCCGGAGCTGGCCCTCACCGCAGCCCGCGCCGCCCAGAGCCACATCGGGATCGCCCGCCGCCTGGCCACGGACGCCGGGGCCCGCGAACGCCGCGACGCCACCGTCCGCCTGCCGTTGAACCTGCGCGACGTCAGCACCGCCGTCATGGCCGCGGCCTCCCTGCTGGAGTTGGCCCAGGCTGAGGCCGCCTCCTCCAATGAAGAGCGCGACGCCGTTGAGAAGGCTGCGCTGCTGCGGTCCCTGGGCGCACCGGAGACCGGGACGCTGCCGCCCCCCATGCGGTCGCAGGTCCGGGCCCTCGAGGAGGACCAGAAGCGCCGGGCCAAGCGCTCGGTGACCGACCACCTCGACCGGGCCCTCACCGACCTCCTCTCCTTCTACCGGGATGTGCTGGTGCTGCAGCTGGACACCGCAGGAGGGTCCGGCGTCGGGCAATCACCGGCAGACCTTGTCAACGAGCCGCTGCGCGCCATGCTCACCGATTTTGCCGCACGCTCGCGCCCTGAAACCACCTTGGCGCGCATGGATTCGGTCAACGCCGTCCGGCGCCGCCTCACCACCACCAATGTCGCCCCGCTGCTGGCCCTTGAGGCCATGGCAGTCAGCCTGCTCTAA
- the tmk gene encoding dTMP kinase, whose amino-acid sequence MTEYSAPKPGLFIAFEGGDGAGKSTQALLLAKAMSDAGQTVVRTREPGGTPVGEKLRSLVLDHGQGEIDAKTEALIFAAARAAHATQVIAPAIARGDIVISDRYADSSIAYQGAGRGLGTDAIVALNNWATSGLWPDLTVLLDVSPESGRDRRTAGDAAEDRLESEPDSFHAAIREAFLARSSAHPDKYLVLPASASVAELAAAIEARVKALLAGHGATAAGSA is encoded by the coding sequence GTGACTGAATACTCTGCCCCGAAGCCGGGCCTTTTTATTGCCTTCGAGGGCGGCGACGGTGCGGGAAAATCCACCCAGGCGCTGCTGCTGGCCAAGGCCATGTCCGACGCCGGCCAAACAGTCGTGCGGACCCGTGAACCGGGCGGGACACCGGTGGGCGAAAAACTGCGCTCGCTGGTCCTCGACCACGGCCAGGGCGAGATTGATGCGAAGACCGAGGCGCTCATCTTTGCCGCCGCCCGCGCCGCACACGCCACCCAGGTCATCGCCCCCGCCATTGCGCGCGGCGACATTGTCATCAGCGACCGCTACGCCGATTCCTCCATCGCCTACCAGGGTGCCGGGCGCGGGCTCGGCACGGACGCCATCGTGGCACTCAACAACTGGGCCACGAGCGGGCTGTGGCCCGACCTGACCGTCCTGCTGGACGTCTCCCCCGAGTCCGGCCGCGACCGCCGCACCGCCGGGGACGCCGCGGAGGACCGGCTGGAATCCGAGCCCGACTCCTTCCACGCCGCCATCCGCGAGGCCTTCCTGGCCCGTTCCTCCGCCCACCCGGACAAGTACCTGGTGCTGCCGGCGTCCGCCTCCGTGGCCGAGCTTGCCGCTGCCATCGAGGCCCGCGTCAAGGCCCTGCTGGCCGGCCACGGCGCAACCGCCGCGGGCTCCGCATGA